The proteins below come from a single Podarcis muralis chromosome 8, rPodMur119.hap1.1, whole genome shotgun sequence genomic window:
- the CTHRC1 gene encoding collagen triple helix repeat-containing protein 1 — protein sequence MRGADTARFIRASPLPPARSASAMKLLQPCPPLPVAFAALLLLLGVLSASPPAGLAETPKGKQKALRQREVVDVYNGMCLQGPNGVPGRDGNPGVNGIPGTPGIPGRDGLKGEKGECMRESFEESWTPNYKQCSWSALNYGIDLGKIAECTFTKMRSNSALRVLFSGSLRLKCRNACCQRWYFTFNGAECSGPLPIEAIIYLDQGSPELNSTINIHRTSSVEGLCEGISAGLVDIAVWVGTCSDYPPGDASTGWNSVSRIIIEELPK from the exons ATGCGCGGCGCAGACACTGCCCGATTCATCCGCGCCTCGCCTCTGCCTCCCGCTCGCTCCGCCAGCGccatgaagctcctgcagccctgCCCGCCTTTGCCGGTCGCCTtcgcggcgctgctgctgctgctgggggtgcTGTCGGCGAGCCCCCCGGCCGGCCTGGCCGAGACCCCCAAAGGCAAGCAGAAGGCGCTTCGCCAGAGGGAGGTGGTGGACGTG TATAATGGGATGTGTTTGCAAGGACCTAACGGTGTTCCTGGAAGAGACGGAAACCCTGGTGTCAATGGAATTCCTGGAACACCTGGGATCCCAGGTCGAGATGGACtaaaaggagaaaaaggagaatGCATGAGAGAAAGCTTTGAGGAGTCTTGGACACCCAACTACAAACAGTGTTCATGGAGTGCTCTGAACTATGGCATAGACCTTGGAAAAATTGCA GAGTGCACATTCACAAAGATGCGCAGCAACAGTGCTTTAAGAGTCCTCTTCAGTGGATCACTTAGACTCAAATGCAGAAATGCTTGTTGCCAGAGATGGTATTTTACATTTAATGGAGCTGAATGCTCTGGGCCACTTCCCATCGAAGCTATAATTTATTTAGATCAAGGAAGTCCGGAATTAAATTCCACCATTAACATACACCGCACTTCTTCAG TGGAAGGGCTATGTGAAGGGATCAGCGCTGGCTTGGTGGATATTGCTGTTTGGGTTGGTACTTGTTCCGAttacccacctggagatgcttccACTGGATGGAACTCAGTCTCTCGCATCATTATAGAAGAACTGCCAAAATAG